Proteins encoded in a region of the Streptomyces sp. NBC_00513 genome:
- a CDS encoding ATP-binding protein: protein MDTMSVTVAPARPVTSIAGARESARRFLEDLLPVIAAEVAETVVLVVSELVTNALRHGGGTATMSLTAYPDGIEVAVHDSSPQAPRMRTPDLNGGTGGFGWPMVNRPAQATTVTCRPSGGKTVSALLAR, encoded by the coding sequence ATGGACACGATGAGCGTCACCGTCGCCCCCGCTCGTCCCGTGACATCCATCGCCGGCGCCCGCGAGAGCGCCCGCCGCTTCCTCGAAGACCTCCTGCCGGTCATCGCGGCCGAGGTCGCCGAGACCGTGGTCCTGGTCGTGTCGGAGCTCGTCACCAACGCGCTGCGTCACGGCGGCGGCACCGCCACCATGAGCCTGACCGCGTATCCCGACGGCATCGAGGTGGCCGTACACGACAGCAGTCCGCAGGCGCCGCGCATGCGCACCCCGGACCTGAATGGCGGGACCGGAGGATTCGGCTGGCCCATGGTCAACCGCCCCGCTCAGGCCACCACCGTCACCTGCCGGCCGTCCGGCGGCAAAACCGTCAGCGCCCTCCTCGCCCGATAG
- a CDS encoding MerR family transcriptional regulator, protein MTAETPTGPLGGHLDDDDYPAYTMGRAAAMLGTTQGFLRAIGDARLITPLRSEGGHRRYSRYQLRIAARARELVDQGTPIESACRIVILEDQLEEAQRLNAEYRNAAGSANPPAAT, encoded by the coding sequence ATGACGGCAGAAACCCCGACCGGTCCGTTGGGCGGTCACCTGGACGACGACGACTATCCCGCCTACACGATGGGCCGGGCCGCCGCCATGCTCGGCACCACCCAGGGCTTCCTCCGCGCCATCGGGGACGCCCGCCTGATCACCCCGCTGCGCTCGGAGGGCGGGCACCGCCGCTACTCCCGGTACCAGTTGCGGATCGCGGCCCGCGCCCGGGAACTCGTCGACCAGGGCACGCCGATCGAGTCGGCTTGCCGCATCGTCATCCTCGAGGACCAGCTCGAAGAAGCGCAACGCCTCAACGCCGAATACCGGAACGCCGCCGGTTCGGCGAACCCGCCCGCCGCGACCTGA
- a CDS encoding cold-shock protein, which translates to MATGTVKWFNAEKGFGFIAQDGGGPDVFAHYSAINSSGFRELQEGQVVMFDVTQGQKGPQAENINPA; encoded by the coding sequence ATGGCTACGGGAACTGTGAAGTGGTTCAACGCGGAGAAGGGCTTCGGTTTCATCGCCCAGGACGGCGGCGGCCCGGACGTGTTCGCCCACTACTCGGCGATCAACTCCTCGGGCTTTCGTGAGCTCCAGGAGGGCCAGGTCGTGATGTTCGACGTCACCCAGGGCCAGAAGGGCCCCCAGGCCGAGAACATCAACCCGGCCTGA